From Choloepus didactylus isolate mChoDid1 chromosome 19, mChoDid1.pri, whole genome shotgun sequence, one genomic window encodes:
- the LOC119515145 gene encoding prostaglandin reductase 1-like: MVRAKSWTLKKHFEGLPTNSDFELKTTELPPLKNGEVLLEALFLTVDPYMRPLSKKLKEGDAMMGQQVARVVESKNSAYPTGTIVLAHSGWTTHSISDGKGLEKLLAEWPDTLPVSLALGTIGMPGLTAYFGLLDICGVKGGETVMLNAAAGAVGSVVGQIAKLKGCKVVGAVGSDEKVAYLKKLGFDVVFNYKTVKSLEEALKKASPDGYDCYFDNVGGEFSNAVISQMKKFGRIAICGAISQYNSTLPPPPGPHPLTVIYQELRMEGFVFTRWQGEVREKALKDLLKWVLEGKIQYNEYITEGFENMPAAFIGLMRGDNLGKAIVKV; the protein is encoded by the coding sequence ATGGTTCGTGCTAAGAGCTGGACCCTGAAAAAGCACTTTGAAGGCCTCCCTACTAATAGTGACTTTGAGTTGAAGACCACTGAGCTCCCACCCTTAAAAAATGGAGAGGTCCTGCTTGAAGCTTTGTTCCTCACCGTGGATCCTTACATGAGACCGCTATCCAAAAAACTGAAGGAGGGTGATGCAATGATGGGGCAGCAAGTGGCCAGAGTTGTGGAAAGTAAAAACTCAGCCTATCCAACAGGAACTATAGTACTGGCTCATTCAGGCTGGACAACGCATTCCATTTCTGATGGGAAAGGGCTGGAAAAGCTGCTTGCAGAGTGGCCAGACACGTTACCAGTATCTTTAGCTCTGGGGACAATTGGCATGCCAGGCCTAACAGCATACTTTGGCCTACTTGACATCTGTGGTGTGAAGGGTGGAGAAACGGTGATGCTTAATGCAGCAGCAGGAGCAGTGGGCTCTGTTGTGGGGCAGATAGCTAAGCTTAAGGGCTGCAAAGTGGTTGGAGCTGTAGGGTCTGATGAAAAGGTTGCCTACCTTAAAAAGCTTGGATTTGATGTTGTCTTTAATTACAAGACAGTGAAGTCTTTGGAAGAAGCTCTGAAAAAAGCCTCTCCTGATGGTTATGACTGTTATTTTGATAATGTAGGTGGAGAGTTTTCAAATGCTGTTATCTCCCAGATGAAGAAATTTGGAAGAATTGCTATATGTGGGGCCATCTCTCAGTATAACAGTACTCTGCCACCTCCCCCAGGCCCACACCCACTGACTGTCATCTACCAGGAACTCCGCATGGAAGGGTTCGTTTTCACCCGCTGGCAGGGAGAGGTCCGTGAGAAGGCGCTGAAAGACTTACTGAAATGGGTCTTGGAGGGTAAAATCCAGTACAATGAATACATCACAGAAGGATTTGAAAACATGCCAGCTGCATTTATTGGATTGATGAGAGGAGATAATTTGGGAAAAGCAATAGTGAAAGTATGA